A single Bicyclus anynana chromosome 19, ilBicAnyn1.1, whole genome shotgun sequence DNA region contains:
- the LOC112051853 gene encoding histone acetyltransferase KAT6B isoform X2: MSEPAEVGKEVWKRWILEAIHKIRSQKQRPSLERICHAIRQHHNYHEDVVSERLERAVREGVVLKVYNKGQSTYKDPCGLQSKVLRIAADADVSRAVAKAVRELGERDGSSLKTIEKHLRQAYQVSVEENADVRNVLRGAAKRAVARGLLLHHAGNYKATERPLAATDRIAKQKRAADTSESNSSPAGVPVCAECLGTDARNRLAVAESLIVCSQCKSYAHPTCLNLLDYISLTILKSTRWCCGECARCAACGLSGEWASRCAACPRTAHARCRRPPWRCDLCADKPHTPRVTMGGTPKKRKPKTPARRLDSDDEPSDEGKRLPPGVTEADAELFSQARTANGAEGELAVPSASGAAGAGPPPPRCPSAIEFGQWEIETWYSSPFPQEYARLPKLFLCEFCLKYAKSRAVLMRHLDKCLWRHPPATEIYRCGDISVFEVDGNANKIYCQNLCLLAKLFLDHKTLYYDVEPFLFYVLTKNDSKGCHLVGYFSKEKHCQQKYNVSCIMTMPQYQRQGYGRFLIHFSYLLSREEGQAGTPEKPLSDLGRVSYHAYWKSVILEFLYDHRDKPFTFEEIAITTGMHMNDIAVTFQLLGFVRHVPSNEFVKLGICVDWHKVENHMKKLRSRERLEIDPECLRWTPLLAPTINPFRSPEEGSGDTGTEIDDKEENDLKTESENTETEPETLPQKSEISTKHSEKETSEAPVEVTSSGRRRTRPLKYSESTYQTTPTLGGDGTRKRKRDVSRKISESVEDDKKEPEVTPRRQRSKSVARKSKAIQEEVIEEITPRSRRKNVVEPVYASDSQESQESIDSRIDVPAPTVNEVKTKAKRKTARKGRKRQKGKTTARSSSPTAKKAKVVEEKEVIDYKTDDSATEQSTDAAPVDNQAEATNAQNEKKAEDKDKNSDASSEDSSGEADDEMDVEEGEEKTSVASKPATPRHMEENSTDHHTSDMELDSIHMDSPKSLAEKDQVIDEASKEKPEDRTIIENGPDTVNMPSDNMDTRTPNETTDNLKAPEIRNGEIKSPNKSALDDKDTIVISESDDNNSQSCPLPSPKPSDVPPVLPNDVKEKDLMHTESPSKVIPAVSTENSHIVLDAKGPSDSLIRPPVDLIVPRIHQIETIVVEGESDNANSPQTGVSPKKIEKTVISESPKQKSPEKIPTEMTCEQKKCEMRKETVIQHQAVDEMKSAEKKSPNKIESIIQNLDPHRELANSLKKPDPPKMDCYNDIDARKHQIASSLQIPITSKESENPFRPDMLYTRKDEIVVSRSIIENTIQNYQNSLSNSMTIQPINAAQLHNSYLNHRPSVSKESQSVQTDKVLIKTSDASRVNMNMSDSSPAISKSTTKLEVPHPITSPVVNPVIPKVPNVSDINFLPRCQSANAAVNLGIERTDLETNFVSNAMHNTLSGSMSIIPTSNQDKMDPNQKPREKSKLRDVRVNSAHSKMEKTEKKGSKNETPRSTPEPKMFFPEQNAPARKPETSVPTNVINTAAITSKVEPKVTEAPKKQDFFKKEKSNANKCDPKNTSVKHDKTCSAQLHLKAAEQNDLNKLLPKLKYDNELMPKTDYTMNQITNYPTTHAQYPQWPPWDPTRTWEHNRFLDIKNNDKTYLDKFQGFNLPPLDQMQKSPQKLHPKYDQKDFHNIAYGALSGSIYATTGLPHFKETKAPTSKASDCSQKNDCKPTKQSKTTTACQTQCDNKKSQSHNTTEAQMKQMMQRQVNKQQEVVTSCADYRQSPQILTSPGCKPFNQNGPCGQEKVEIEKKSRQHSKKDESPKDMSKEEMCEAVSPALQSMGVYTPDSTSNSVHSVQYPACELDMSQISLESPTSISSDLASPCYNMHPAPSPQYPHSSIHIPSIMSQPNQPPKQQKINNRNRNSTSASSGGADKGVRGPATPPARHRATPPHVATTHGGGVMQGGAGGAGGGGAGYQGGYLSFQQQQQYHAGWAPSCSLAKLQQMAEAPQHPPHTPPAPPQYGQQSGTPPAGHYHAPKYYAPAHNQLESPRNTRNTTSNLSPMQHVQMGPGSRMSPNLNTHIISQYGLNGYRVTPQQQFNNLPVQMMNVQPGVQYPSPDPRAQQPNVYAYGYINAPPPLTMQSLNSTMRR, from the exons ATGAGCGAGCCAGCAGAAGTAGGAAAAGAAGTGTGGAAGCGATGGATTCTCGAGGCGATACATAAGATACGGTCACAGAAGCAGAGGCCGAGCCTGGAGAGGATATGTCACGCGATCAGACAGCACCACAACTACCACGAGGACGTGGTCTCGGAGCGCCTGGAGCGGGCGGTGCGCGAGGGCGTCGTGCTGAAGGTGTACAACAAGGGGCAGAGCACGTACAAGGACCCCTGCGGGCTGCAGAGCAAGGTGCTGCGGATCGCGGCGGACGCGGACGTGTCGCGGGCGGTGGCCAAGGCGGTGCGCGAGCTGGGCGAGCGGGACGGCTCTAGCCTGAAGACTATCGAGAAGCACTTGCGGCAAGCGTACCAAGTGTCGGTGGAGGAGAACGCGGACGTGCGGAACGTGCTGCGCGGCGCCGCCAAGCGCGCCGTGGCCCGCGGCCTGCTGCTGCACCACGCGGGCAACTACAAGGCCACGGAGCGCCCGCTCGCGGCCACCGACCGCATCGCCAAGCAGAAGAGGGCAGCCGACACCTCGGAGAGT AACTCGAGTCCAGCGGGAGTGCCAGTGTGTGCGGAGTGCTTGGGCACGGATGCCAGGAATCGGCTTGCAGTGGCAGAGAGCTTGATAGTCTGCAGCCAGTGCAAGTCGTACGCTCACCCCACCTGCCTGAATTTGCTGGACTATATTAGTTTGACCATTTTAAAG AGCACGCGCTGGTGCTGCGGCGAGTGCGCGCGCTGTGCGGCGTGCGGGCTGAGCGGCGAGTGGGCGTCGCGCTGCGCCGCGTGTCCGCGCACGGCGCACGCGCGCTGCCGCCGGCCCCCCTGGCGCTGCGACCTCTGCGCCGACAAGCCGCACACGCCTCG GGTGACGATGGGCGGGACACCGAAGAAGAGGAAGCCGAAGACGCCGGCGCGCCGCCTGGACTCCGACGACGAGCCCTCCGACG AGGGCAAAAGACTACCTCCGGGTGTAACAGAGGCCGACGCAGAGCTGTTCTCGCAAGCCCGCACAGCCAACGGCGCTGAGGGCGAGCTGGCGGTGCCCTCCGCCTCGGGGGCGGCCGGGGCTGGCCCTCCGCCGCCGCGGTGTCCCTCCGCCATTGAGTTTGGACAGTGGGAGATCGAGACCTGGTACTCCAGCCCTTTCCCGCAAGAGTATGCCAG GTTACCAAAACTATTCCTGTGCGAGTTTTGTTTGAAATACGCGAAGAGTCGAGCAGTTCTGATGAGGCATTTAGACAAGTGTCTGTGGCGACATCCGCCCGCCACGGAGATCTATCGCTGCGGCGACATCTCCGTGTTTGAAGTCGACGGCAACGCCAACAAAATATACTGTCAGAATCTCTGCTTACTCGCCAAATTGTTCTTAGACCATAAAACATTGTATTACGACGTTGAGCCATTTCTCTTTTACGTGCTGACAAAAAATGACAGCAAAGGATGTCACCTCGTTGGATATTTTTCAAAGGAAAAGCACTGTCAGCAGAAATACAATGTATCGTGCATAATGACGATGCCGCAGTACCAGAGACAAGGATACGGGAGGTTCCTCATCCATTTTA GTTATTTATTGTCGAGAGAAGAGGGACAGGCGGGTACTCCAGAAAAACCTTTGTCAGATTTAGGAAGAGTGTCATATCACGCGTATTGGAAATCTGTCATTCTCGAATTCCTTTACGACCACAGAGACAAACCATTTACATTTGAAGAAATCGCTATCACTACTGGAATGCATATGAACGATATTGCTGTGACTTTCCAGCTTTTAGGATTTGTGAGACACGTTCCAAGTAATGAATTCGTAAAATTGGGAATTTGTGTGGACTGGCACAAGGTTGAGAATCATATGAAAAAGTTAAGAAGTAGAGAAAGACTCGAAATTGATCCTGAATGTCTCAGGTGGACGCCACTGCTGGCGCCCACGATAAATCCATTCCGATCGCCCGAAGAAGGTTCCGGGGACACGGGCACTGAAATCGATGACAAAGAGGAGAATGATCTGAAAACTGAAAGTGAAAATACAGAAACTGAACCAGAAACCTTACCGCAAAAATCTGAAATAAGTACTAAACACTCAGAAAAGGAAACCTCTGAAGCACCGGTTGAAGTTACTTCATCTGGTAGAAGAAGAACACGGCCGTTGAAATATAGTGAAAGTACTTATCAGACAACTCCGACGCTCGGTGGTGACGGTACCAGAAAAAGGAAACGTGATGTCAGTAGAAAGATATCTGAAAGCGTTGAGGACGACAAAAAAGAACCGGAAGTCACACCTCGAAGACAAAGGAGTAAGAGCGTCGCTCGGAAATCTAAAGCAATCCAAGAAGAAGTCATTGAGGAGATCACTCCGAGAAGCAGGAGAAAAAATGTGGTAGAGCCGGTTTATGCCTCTGATAGTCAGGAGAGTCAGGAGAGCATAGATTCTCGTATCGACGTTCCTGCACCCACTGTTAACGAAGTCAAAACGAAAGCTAAAAGAAAAACGGCAAGGAAAGGGCGGAAAAGACAAAAGGGTAAAACTACAGCCCGAAGCAGTTCGCCTACGGCTAAAAAAGCAAAAGTCGTCGAAGAAAAGGAagttattgattataaaactgaCGATTCGGCGACCGAACAATCTACTGATGCAGCGCCTGTCGACAATCAAGCTGAAGCAACAAATGCGCAGAATGAGAAAAAGGCCGAAGATAAAGATAAGAATTCTGATGCCAGCTCTGAAGACTCGTCAGGAGAAGCCGATGACGAGATGGATGTCGAAGAAGGCGAAGAGAAGACGAGTGTTGCGAGTAAACCGGCTACACCCCGACACATGGAAGAGAACAGCACTGATCATCACACGAGTGACATGGAGTTGGATAGCATACACATGGATTCGCCAAAATCTTTAGCAGAAAAGGATCAAGTGATAGATGAAGCCAGTAAAGAAAAACCAGAGGACCGTACGATCATAGAAAACGGCCCTGACACAGTGAATATGCCTTCCGACAATATGGACACGAGAACACCTAACGAGACAACTGACAATTTAAAAGCACCAGAAATTAGAAATGGTGAAATAAAGTCTCCAAACAAGTCTGCTCTAGATGATAAAGATACCATTGTTATATCAGAGTCTGACGACAACAACAGCCAGAGCTGTCCTTTACCATCTCCTAAACCAAGCGATGTACCACCAGTGCTGCCCAACGATGTGAAAGAGAAAGATTTGATGCATACCGAAAGTCCTTCAAAAGTTATACCCGCCGTTTCTACGGAGAATTCTCATATCGTTCTCGACGCGAAGGGCCCATCGGACAGTTTAATCAGACCCCCCGTCGACCTTATCGTGCCGAGGATACATCAGATAGAGACCATCGTGGTGGAGGGAGAATCTGATAACGCTAATTCGCCACAAACGGGAGTATCCCCCAAGAAAATCGAGAAAACGGTCATAAGCGAATCACCAAAACAGAAATCGCCAGAGAAAATTCCTACAGAGATGACGTGTGAGCAAAAAAAGTGCGAAATGAGGAAAGAAACGGTCATTCAACATCAGGCTGTTGATGAAATGAAATCCGCGGAGAAGAAATCGCCGAACAAAATAGAGTCCATCATACAAAATTTGGACCCCCACAGAGAGCTCGCGAACAGTTTAAAGAAGCCAGACCCACCGAAAATGGATTGTTACAACGACATTGACGCGCGAAAACATCAAATCGCTTCATCTTTACAAATCCCCATTACGAGTAAAGAAAGCGAAAACCCATTTCGTCCCGACATGTTGTACACAAGAAAAGATGAAATCGTAGTTTCGCGAAGTATAATCGAGAATACTATACAAAATTACCAGAATTCTTTGAGCAATTCGATGACGATACAACCAATAAATGCTGCACAGTTGCACAATTCATACTTGAACCACAGGCCCAGTGTGAGCAAAGAGTCTCAGTCTGTGCAGACAGACAAAGTGCTCATTAAAACCAGTGATGCCAGCAGAGTCAATATGAACATGTCTGATTCATCTCCAGCAATCAGCAAAAGCACTACAAAATTGGAAGTTCCACATCCTATAACATCCCCCGTGGTGAACCCAGTCATCCCTAAAGTCCCCAATGTGTCAGATATAAATTTTTTACCCAGATGTCAAAGTGCTAATGCAGCAGTCAATTTGGGCATTGAAAGAACGGATTTAGAGACAAACTTCGTCAGCAACGCCATGCATAATACCTTGAGTGGCTCTATGAGCATAATACCTACATCTAACCAAGATAAAATGGACCCCAACCAAAAACCTAGGGAGAAAAGTAAACTGCGTGATGTAAGAGTTAATTCCGCTCATAGTAAAATGGAGAAAACTGAGAAGAAGGGGTCAAAAAACGAAACGCCCCGAAGCACGCCGGAACCGAAAATGTTTTTTCCAGAACAAAATGCACCCGCGAGGAAACCAGAAACATCCGTCCCAACGAATGTGATCAACACTGCAGCGATCACCAGTAAAGTTGAACCCAAAGTGACCGAGGCGCCGAAgaaacaagatttttttaaaaaggagaAATCAAATGCTAACAAATGCGACCCGAAAAATACGTCAGTGAAACATGACAAAACCTGTTCAGCCCAACTCCATTTAAAAGCAGCAGAGCAGAATGACTTAAATAAATTGCTGCCGAAATTAAAGTATGATAACGAGCTCATGCCTAAAACTGACTACACCATGAACCAAATAACCAACTACCCCACAACCCACGCGCAGTACCCGCAGTGGCCGCCGTGGGACCCGACGCGCACGTGGGAGCACAACCGATTTTTAGACATTAAAAACAACGACAAGACCTATTTGGATAAGTTTCAAGGATTCAATTTGCCGCCATTGGATCAGATGCAGAAATCGCCTCAAAAACTACATCCGAAGTACGATCAAAAGGATTTCCATAATATCGCTTATGGGGCTTTGTCTGGTAGCATTTACGCTACCACCGGGCTTCCACATTTTAAAGAAACTAAAGCACCCACATCGAAAGCATCCGACTGTTCGCAAAAGAACGACTGTAAGCCAACCAAACAGTCGAAAACGACTACGGCATGCCAAACTCAGTGTGACAACAAGAAATCACAATCACACAATACAACAGAAGCGCAGATGAAGCAAATGATGCAGCGGCAGGTCAACAAACAGCAGGAGGTGGTGACCAGTTGCGCAGACTATCGCCAGAGTCCGCAGATCCTCACATCTCCAGGGTGTAAACCGTTCAACCAGAACGGACCATGTGGACAAGAAAAAGTTGAGATCGAGAAGAAGTCTCGTCAACATTCCAAAAAGGACGAGTCCCCGAAGGATATGAGTAAAGAGGAAATGTGTGAGGCAGTGAGTCCCGCTTTGCAGTCCATGGGAGTGTATACACCTGACTCCACTAGCAACTCTGTTCATTCCGTGCAGTATCCGGCCTGTGAATTGGACATGAGTCAAATAAGCTTGGAATCACCGACTAGTATCAGCTCGGACCTGGCGAGTCCTTGCTACAACATGCACCCGGCCCCCAGCCCGCAGTACCCACACTCGTCGATACACATACCCTCGATCATGAGCCAACCCAATCAGCCGCCGAAGCAacagaaaattaataatagGAATAG GAACAGCACGAGCGCGTCGAGCGGCGGCGCGGACAAGGGCGTGCGCGGGCCCGCCACGCCGCCCGCGCGCCACCGCGCCACGCCGCCCCACGTCGCCACCACGCACG GCGGCGGCGTGATGcagggcggcgcgggcggcgcgggcggcggcggcgcgggctaCCAGGGCGGCTACCTGTCGttccagcagcagcagcagtaTCACGCGGGCTGGGCGCCCTCGTGCTCGCTCGCCAAGCTGCAGCAGATGGCCGAGGCGCCGCAGCACCCGCCGCACACGCCGCCGGCGCCGCCGCAG TACGGGCAGCAGTCGGGCACGCCGCCCGCCGGCCACTACCACGCGCCCAAGT